TGGTCTCGACGAAATGCGGGGGACCTTTCAGCCCGACGCCGCGCAGCAGCCGCAGCGCGTCGGTTGCCAGCGTGCCGCGCCCCGGCCCCAATTCGGCATAGATCGCGTCGCCATTGCCGCCCGCGCGCAGGAACACATCGGCGAGGCAGGCCCCTACCATCTCGCCGAACATCTGCGAGATTTCGGGCGCCGTGGTAAAGTCGCCGCCTTTGCCCAAGGGATCGCGGCTGGCATAATAATGCGCGTTGGACGCCTCGATATAGTCGGCGACGCTCATCCCGCCCTCTGCGGCAATGCGCGCCTTCAGGTCGGCGGCAAAGCTCACGCCACGCTCGTCGACCCGGCGATCGGCTCGACCCGCTGGCGGCGGCCCTTGGCGGTCGCCATGAGATAGACCCCGCCGAGGATCATCGGCACGCTCAGCCACTGGCCCATCTGCAGTCCGGTCGCCAAGGCGAAGTCCGACAGATGCCGGTCGGCCTCGCGGACATATTCGATGCCGAAGCGGAAGATGCCGTAAAAGAAGATGAAGGCACCGACGAGCATGCCCGGATAATAGCGCGCCTTGGTCTTCCAGAACATTACCGCGAGAATGGCGAACAGAACCAGCCCCTCGAGCAGCGCTTCGTAGAGTTGGCTCGGGTGGCGCGGCGGGCCGAGGATGGCGACGCCGTTGACCACTTCGACGAAACGGATCGCCCAAGGCACGTCAGTCACCCCGCCCCACAATTCGCCGTTGACGAAATTGGCGAGCCGCCCAAGCCCCAGCCCGATCGGCACGCAGCAGGCGACATAATCATGCACGCGCAGCCACTGCAGCTTGTGCTTCCAGCTGTAGAGCATGATCGCGAGGCTGACCCCGATCACCCCGCCATGAAAACTCATCCCCCCGTCGCGCAGGTTGAGGATGCCGAAGGGCGCGGGCAGTTCGATCCCGAACATGGTCGTGCCCTGGCTGAGATAGAGCGGCAGGTTGTAGAAGAGGACATAGCCGAGGCGCCCGCCGAGAATGACGCCGAGCGCGGACCAGAAGACCAGATCGTCGACATGGCGCTCGGCCATCGGCGAGCCTGGCTGTCGAGCCAGCTTGCGGACATACCAATAGCCCGCGAAAATCCCGACGATATAGGCCAGGCTATACCATTTGAGTTCGTAGAAGCCGAAGTTCAGCGCGGTGTCCGACAGCCCGAGGTCGGGAAAGGCGGTGTACTGGTCGGCGTCGATCGTGTCGCTGATCGGCGGAGCGGGCGAAATCGCGGTCATACTGGCTTCCCTAAGGTGTTTTCGCCTCATAGAGTGGATGGGTCCAAAAAGGCAAAGGAGAGTTGGATGCCGAGCGTGCTCGATCAGAAATATGAAGCGGTCCTCGCCGCGGTTAGCGGGACGGGGGGACGCATCGTGATCGGGCAGGACGCCGAGGGGCGTGCGACGGTAGCCAATTTCCCGCCCACGCTGCCGATGTTCTTCATGATGTTCGCGCAGCTTTATGCCGACCACCCCTATGTCATCTCGGGCGATGAACGGCTGACGTACGCCGAGATGAACGCGCTGAGCGACCGCATGGCCAAGGGTCTCGTCGCGCGCGGCGTGACCAAGGGCGACCGCGTCGCCATCGCCATGCGCAACTGCACCAGCTGGATCGCCGCTTATATGGCGACGGTGAAGGCGGGCGGCGTGGCCACGTTGATCAACGGCTGGTGGCGCGAGGAGGAACTGGCGCATGCCTTCGAACTGACCGAGCCCAAGCTGATCATCGCCGACGCGCCGCGTGCGGCCATGGCGGAGAAGCTCGGCCATGGCGACATCACGCTCGACGTCGACATCGACCAGCCGGTCGCGGCCGCATTGGCTGCCTTGCTCGAGGCCCCCGAAGACACGGCGTTGCCGACTGTCACGCCCGAGGACGATGCCACCATCCTCTTCACCTCGGGCTCGACCGGCAAGGCCAAGGGCGCGCTGTCGACCCACGGGCAGGTGGTGCAGGGCACCTACACCTATGTCGTCTCGCTGATGGTGCTGCGCGGCATCCTCGAGAGCGAGGGCAATCCCGTGCCCGAGCAGATGCGCGCGCTGGTCAGCGTGCCGCTGTTCCACGTCACCGGCGAAGTGCCGGTCATGCTTACATCCTATGTCATCGACCGCGCGCTGGTGCTCATGCCCAAATGGGACGCCGAGCTGGCGATGCAGCTGATCGAGAAGGAGAAGGTCACCGTTTTCACCGGGGTGCCGACCATGGCCTTGGAGTTGATGACGCACCCCAAGAAGGGCGACTACGACCTTTCCAGCCTCGGCGACATCAATTCGGGCGGCGCGGCGCGGCCTGCCTCGCATTTGAAGCGGCAGGACGACGACCTACCCGGCACCCGCTCGATCCAGGGCTATGGCCTGACCGAAACCAATGCGGTCGGCTGCGGCAATTTCTGGCAGAATTACAAGGATCGCCCGACCAGCGTGGGCCGACCGCAAATGCCCTTCGTCGAGATCGGCATCTATGGCGATGACGGCAAGATGCTGCCCGCCGGCCAGAGCGGCGAGATCGCGATCCGCTCGGCCGCCACGATCAAGGGCTATTGGCGAGACGAGGAAGCCACCGAGGCTGCCTATACCGACGAGGGCTATTTTCGCACCGGCGACATCGGTTACCTCGACGAGGACGGCTACCTCTACATCGTCGACCGGATGAAGAATATCATCATCCGTGGCGGCGAGAATATCGCCGCGGCCGAGGTCGAGGAAGTGCTCCACACCCATCCCGCCGTAGCCGAGGCCGTCGTGCTCGCCAAGAAGGACGAACGATTGGGCGAAGTACCCTTCGCCATCGTGTCCTGCCCGCGCGGGGGCTGCGATGCCGAGGGCCTTCGCGTGCATTGCGCCGAGCGGCTCGCCGCCTTCAAGGTCCCCGAGGAGATCGTCATCGCCGACACCGCGCTGCCGCGATTGGGCACCGGCAAGATCGACCGCATCGCGCTTGCCAAGCAATATCGCGACTAGGCTGGTCTTGCGGGGGACAGGGTGATGCAGCTCGACCGGCGCTCCCTCCTGATCGGCGGCGGAATTGGCGTCGGGCTGCTCGTTGCCTGGCAACTGCTTCCCGGCGATGATGCGCGCGTCCCCGTCCCCGAGGGCGGCACCGCGATCGGCGGCATGGTCGCGCTCGACCCGCAGGGCGGTATCACGCTGCACAGCCCGCAAGTCGAATATGGGCAGGGCATCTGGACTGCCTTCGCGCAGGCCATCGCCGATGAAATGGGCGCGCGGATGGACAGCATCGCGGTCCAGCCGCTGCAGGCCGGATCGGGCTTTGCCAATCCGATGATCGATGAAGCGTTCGGCAGCGCGATCCGCATCACCGCCGCCGCCACCTCGGTCCGCGCCTTCACACTCGATATCCGCCGCGCCGCCGCGTCGATGCGCGAATTGCTGCGCGCCGAAGCGGCGGAGCGCGTCGGGCTCGATCCGGCCGGCCTCCTCATCGCCGAGGGCGAGGTGCGCGGGGGCGAGCGGCCGCTGTCCTTCGCCGAACTGGCCGAGGGGGCCGCGTCGCGCCGCGCGCGGGGGGCCGAGCTTCGTTCCTGGGCCGGTGGCGGGATCATCGGCACCAATGCCGCGCGCGTCGACACCCCGCCCAAGATGCGCGGGACCTTCGCTTTTGCCGCTGACGTGCGCCTGCCCGACATGGCCTATGCCGCCGTACGCGTGCCGCCGCCCGGCGGGCGCGTCACCGGGCTCGACCGCGCCGCCGCGAGCGCGCGGCAGGGCACGACGGAGATCATCGAGGACGAGCGCTTCGTGGCGGTCATCGGCGAGACGAGCTGGGCCGCGCAGGCAGGACTTGCCGCCGCCAAGGTGCGCGTCACCGGCGCCCGGCTCGACGATGCCGCCATCGAGGCTGCATTGGTCGCCGCGCTCGACGCCAAAGATGGGAAAGTCTGGGTCGACGTCGGCGATGCATCCGACGCCATCGCCGCCGCCGACGCGCCGCTGGCCGGCGAGTTTCGCGCCGCGCCGATGCTGCACCAGTCGCTCGAAGCGCCCGCCGCAGTGGCGCGGCCGCGCACCGACGGCGGGCTCGACGTTTGGGCCGCCACGCGCGCGCCCGATGCCACTCGCGCCGCCATCGCCGACGCCTGCGGCCTGTCACCCTCGCGCATTCAGCTCGTCCCCATGGGAGTCGGCGATCCCTCGGGCGCGCTCCTGGAAAATGATGCCGCTCCTGTCGCAGGCCGCCTCGCGCTTAGGCTCGGTCGCCCGGTGCAGGCGAGCCTGTCGCACCATGCCGCACGCCGCGTCGGCGCTGTCTCTCCCCCGATGGCGGCGCGGGTCGAGGTCGCGCTCGGGGGCGGTGGCATTCTCGGCTGGCGCGCCCATTATGCCGCCCCTGCGGGTCTGGGCGGCAGTCTTGCCCGTCTCGGCGGCAAGCGCGGGCCCAGTCGCCTTGGGGCCACTGGCCTGCCCTATGGCGTGCCGGCGCAGGAGATCACCACCACCACCATCGACCTGCCGCTGCGCACCGGCTGGATGCGCGGGGCCGAGGAGGCGTTCCACGCGCTCGCCACTGAGACGATGATCGACCGCGCCGCACGCGCCTTGGGCCGCGACCCCCTGTCCTTCCGCATCGGATTGCTTGGCGGCGACGTGCGCATGGCGCGCCTCCTCACCCGCCTCGCCGCCGAAGCGCGTTGGGACGGCGGCGGCGCGGGCAGCATGATGGGCGTAGCCTGCGCCCGGATGGACGGCAGCCGCATCGCGCTGGTCGCCGAAGCCAGCGGCAGCCCCGCCAGTTTCAAGGTCAGCCGCCTCGTCGCGGCAGTCGATTGCGGCGCGATGGTCAATCCTGCGCTCGTCGAGCAGCAGGTCGCGGGCGGCATGCTCGCCGCGCTCCAGCAACTGCGGTTCCCCGCCCCGCGGATCGTCGACGGGCTGCCCGAGCCTGCCGGTGCCGCCATCGGTCCGGCCCTCGACGCGCTGCCCGAGATCAGGGTGCTCACGACCCCCTCGGGCGAGCTTCCCGGCGGCGTGTCGAGCCTCGGCGCCGCCATCGCGCCCGCCGCCATCGCCAATGCGCTCGGCGCTGGCGGGGAGGACCAAGGACCGGTCTTGCGCACCCTGCCCTTTGCTTTAGGGGCCTGAAGCCATGGACAAGCCCGCCGATCATCCGACCTTCCCGCCGCGGCGCACTGCCGTTCTCCTGACCAATCTCGGCACCCCCGATGCGCCCGAGACCGGCGCGGTGAGGCGCTATCTCAAGCAATTCCTGTCGGACCGCCGCGTCATCGAGATCCCGCCCATCGCGTGGCAACCGATCCTGCGCGGCATCATCCTCAACACCCGCCCGAAAAAAAGCGCGGCGGCCTATCGCGAGGTGTGGACCGACGACGGCTCACCGCTGGCCGCCATTACCAAGCATCAGGCCGAAGCGCTCCAAAAGTGGCTTGGCGACGACGTGCTGGTCGACTGGGCAATGCGCTATGGCAATCCCTCGATCCCAGACGCGCTCGACCGCCTGTGGGACGCTGGCGCGCGGCGCATCCTCTTCGCCCCGCTCTATCCGCAATATTGCGCCGCGACGACCGCCAGCAGCATGGATGCGTTGTCGGACTGGCTGGCCCCGCGCCGGTGGCAGCCCGCGATCCGCACGCTGCCGCCTTATTATGACGCGCCCGCGCACATCGACGCGCTCGCCGCCGATCTCGGCGCGCAGTTGGGCGCACTCGATTTCAAGCCGCAAAAGCTGCTGCTCAGTTTCCACGGCATGCCCGAGCGCACGCTGCACAAGGGCGACCCCTATCACTGCCAGTGCCAGAAGACGGGGCGCCTGCTGGGCGAGAAGCTCGACCTGCCGACCGAAGTGACCTTCCAGTCGCGCTTCGGCCCGGCGCAATGGCTCACCCCCGCCACCGACGACCGGTTGAAGGCGCTACCGGGCGAAGGCGTCACCCGTCTCGCCATCGCCGCGCCGGGCTTTTCGGCCGACTGCCTCGAGACGATCGAGGAGCTCGGCATTCGCGGCAAAGAGGATTTCCTCGCCGCCGGTGGTGAACAATTCGCCCGTCTCGATTGTCTGAATGATCGTAAGGCGGGCATGGACATGCTCGAAACGCTCATCCGGCAGGAGCTTGGCGGCTGGGCCTGATCAACAGGGAGATGGATCAATGACGGAACGAGTTGCAGTAGTCACCGGGGGCACGCGCGGCATCGGCGAGGCGATCGCGGTCCATCTCCGGGACAAGGGCATGAAGGTCGCCGCGACCTATGCGGGCAATGAGGAAAAGGCCAAGGCCTTCACCGACCGCACCGGCATTCCCGCCTACAAGTTCGACGTCGCCGATTTCAACGGCTGCCAGGACGCCGTGACGAAGATCGAGGCCGACCTCGGCACGGTCGACGTGCTCGTCAACAATGCAGGCATCACGCGCGACAGCACCATGAAACGCCAGAGCCACGAGCAGTGGCAGGAAGTCATCGACACCAATTTGGGCGGCTGTTTCAACATGGCCAAGGCAGTGTTCGAAGGCATGTGCGAGCGCGGCTATGGCCGCATCGTCAACATCGGCTCGATCAACGGCCAGGCAGGCCAGTACGGCCAGGTCAACTATGCCGCCGCCAAGTCGGGCATCCACGGCTTCACCAAGGCGCTGGCGCAGGAAGGCGCGCGCTTCGGCGTCACCGTCAACGCCATCGCGCCGGGCTATATCGACACCGACATGGTCGCCGCCGTGCCCGACAATGTCCTCGAGAAGATCGTCGCGCGCATCCCGGTGGGGCGTCTCGGCAAGGCCGAGGAGATCGCCCGCGGCGTCGGCTTCCTCACCGACGAGGAAGGCGGCTTCATCACCGGCTCGACGCTGTCGATCAATGGTGGTCAGCATATGTATTAAGCCAGCGCAGCCGCAGAAGGGCGCGCCCCTTCTGTCGGCGGTTGCCCCCCGGGCAAGCGCGCAGCTCGGACGGCGGGTCGCGTCAGCG
The nucleotide sequence above comes from Sphingomicrobium arenosum. Encoded proteins:
- the lgt gene encoding prolipoprotein diacylglyceryl transferase, producing MTAISPAPPISDTIDADQYTAFPDLGLSDTALNFGFYELKWYSLAYIVGIFAGYWYVRKLARQPGSPMAERHVDDLVFWSALGVILGGRLGYVLFYNLPLYLSQGTTMFGIELPAPFGILNLRDGGMSFHGGVIGVSLAIMLYSWKHKLQWLRVHDYVACCVPIGLGLGRLANFVNGELWGGVTDVPWAIRFVEVVNGVAILGPPRHPSQLYEALLEGLVLFAILAVMFWKTKARYYPGMLVGAFIFFYGIFRFGIEYVREADRHLSDFALATGLQMGQWLSVPMILGGVYLMATAKGRRQRVEPIAGSTSVA
- a CDS encoding class I adenylate-forming enzyme family protein: MPSVLDQKYEAVLAAVSGTGGRIVIGQDAEGRATVANFPPTLPMFFMMFAQLYADHPYVISGDERLTYAEMNALSDRMAKGLVARGVTKGDRVAIAMRNCTSWIAAYMATVKAGGVATLINGWWREEELAHAFELTEPKLIIADAPRAAMAEKLGHGDITLDVDIDQPVAAALAALLEAPEDTALPTVTPEDDATILFTSGSTGKAKGALSTHGQVVQGTYTYVVSLMVLRGILESEGNPVPEQMRALVSVPLFHVTGEVPVMLTSYVIDRALVLMPKWDAELAMQLIEKEKVTVFTGVPTMALELMTHPKKGDYDLSSLGDINSGGAARPASHLKRQDDDLPGTRSIQGYGLTETNAVGCGNFWQNYKDRPTSVGRPQMPFVEIGIYGDDGKMLPAGQSGEIAIRSAATIKGYWRDEEATEAAYTDEGYFRTGDIGYLDEDGYLYIVDRMKNIIIRGGENIAAAEVEEVLHTHPAVAEAVVLAKKDERLGEVPFAIVSCPRGGCDAEGLRVHCAERLAAFKVPEEIVIADTALPRLGTGKIDRIALAKQYRD
- a CDS encoding molybdopterin cofactor-binding domain-containing protein, with amino-acid sequence MQLDRRSLLIGGGIGVGLLVAWQLLPGDDARVPVPEGGTAIGGMVALDPQGGITLHSPQVEYGQGIWTAFAQAIADEMGARMDSIAVQPLQAGSGFANPMIDEAFGSAIRITAAATSVRAFTLDIRRAAASMRELLRAEAAERVGLDPAGLLIAEGEVRGGERPLSFAELAEGAASRRARGAELRSWAGGGIIGTNAARVDTPPKMRGTFAFAADVRLPDMAYAAVRVPPPGGRVTGLDRAAASARQGTTEIIEDERFVAVIGETSWAAQAGLAAAKVRVTGARLDDAAIEAALVAALDAKDGKVWVDVGDASDAIAAADAPLAGEFRAAPMLHQSLEAPAAVARPRTDGGLDVWAATRAPDATRAAIADACGLSPSRIQLVPMGVGDPSGALLENDAAPVAGRLALRLGRPVQASLSHHAARRVGAVSPPMAARVEVALGGGGILGWRAHYAAPAGLGGSLARLGGKRGPSRLGATGLPYGVPAQEITTTTIDLPLRTGWMRGAEEAFHALATETMIDRAARALGRDPLSFRIGLLGGDVRMARLLTRLAAEARWDGGGAGSMMGVACARMDGSRIALVAEASGSPASFKVSRLVAAVDCGAMVNPALVEQQVAGGMLAALQQLRFPAPRIVDGLPEPAGAAIGPALDALPEIRVLTTPSGELPGGVSSLGAAIAPAAIANALGAGGEDQGPVLRTLPFALGA
- the hemH gene encoding ferrochelatase, encoding MDKPADHPTFPPRRTAVLLTNLGTPDAPETGAVRRYLKQFLSDRRVIEIPPIAWQPILRGIILNTRPKKSAAAYREVWTDDGSPLAAITKHQAEALQKWLGDDVLVDWAMRYGNPSIPDALDRLWDAGARRILFAPLYPQYCAATTASSMDALSDWLAPRRWQPAIRTLPPYYDAPAHIDALAADLGAQLGALDFKPQKLLLSFHGMPERTLHKGDPYHCQCQKTGRLLGEKLDLPTEVTFQSRFGPAQWLTPATDDRLKALPGEGVTRLAIAAPGFSADCLETIEELGIRGKEDFLAAGGEQFARLDCLNDRKAGMDMLETLIRQELGGWA
- the phbB gene encoding acetoacetyl-CoA reductase — its product is MTERVAVVTGGTRGIGEAIAVHLRDKGMKVAATYAGNEEKAKAFTDRTGIPAYKFDVADFNGCQDAVTKIEADLGTVDVLVNNAGITRDSTMKRQSHEQWQEVIDTNLGGCFNMAKAVFEGMCERGYGRIVNIGSINGQAGQYGQVNYAAAKSGIHGFTKALAQEGARFGVTVNAIAPGYIDTDMVAAVPDNVLEKIVARIPVGRLGKAEEIARGVGFLTDEEGGFITGSTLSINGGQHMY